Proteins encoded together in one Impatiens glandulifera chromosome 1, dImpGla2.1, whole genome shotgun sequence window:
- the LOC124931590 gene encoding stemmadenine O-acetyltransferase-like, translating to MALKINILSNEFVRPSSPTKDVFKKYQISSLDQIIPPISIPVILYYSHDESSPTTQHDMSSRLRESLSDTLTLFYPLAGRLNKGDNSVDCNDMGVRYIEAKVDSLIMDVIGCDEAIVIDQLIPPMNKIPSEVDEEELFVIQVNYFNCGGIAIGAYIPHKIADGCSYFSFITSWATISRGDIIVVKPSFISSSLFPPKKNFVNQSPQLDLGTESLVTRKFVFIGSQIKTMRAKAKTDHPDMGEPTRVEVVTAFIWKYASGDKLRKEYIASHNVNLRTRMVPPVPEHVFGNLIGLGYAISKFEDSDLAILARNVRDGIKTVNDEAIQMVRGEEGFAMMMEYVENMSELLKSKEVELFRFSSWCRFGVYEADFGMGKPIWASLASVNMKNFALFIDSNSKDGIEAWVTMTEEDMTRFQLAFAEANSSE from the coding sequence ATGGCGTTGAAGATCAATATCTTGTCAAATGAATTTGTGAGGCCATCCTCTCCTACAAAGGACGTCTTCAAAAAATATCAAATCTCCTCGTTGGATCAAATCATTCCCCCTATATCAATCCCCGTAATTCTCTATTATTCCCATGACGAATCGAGTCCGACCACCCAACATGACATGTCTTCCCGCCTGAGAGAATCTCTCTCCGATACCTTGACCTTGTTCTACCCTTTGGCTGGGCGACTTAACAAAGGTGACAACTCAGTAGATTGCAACGACATGGGGGTTCGATATATCGAGGCGAAAGTGGATTCCTTGATCATGGACGTGATCGGGTGCGATGAAGCAATAGTTATTGATCAACTTATTCCTCCAATGAACAAGATCCCATCAGAAGTCGATGAGGAAGAGTTGTTCGTAATCCAAGTTAACTACTTTAATTGCGGAGGCATAGCCATCGGGGCTTACATCCCACATAAGATTGCCGATGGGTGCTCATACTTCTCATTCATTACGTCGTGGGCTACCATATCTCGTGGAGATATCATTGTGGTGAAGCCGAGCTTCATCTCATCGTCACTCTTCCCGCCCAAGAAGAATTTTGTGAACCAAAGTCCTCAATTAGATTTGGGGACAGAGAGTCTCGTCACAaggaagtttgtttttattggtagtcaaataaaaacaatgcgAGCAAAAGCAAAAACCGATCATCCGGATATGGGTGAGCCCACGCGAGTTGAGGTCGTCACAGCTTTCATATGGAAGTATGCTTCGGGTGATAAGCTTAGGAAAGAATATATTGCATCTCACAATGTGAACCTAAGGACTCGAATGGTGCCTCCAGTACCAGAGCACGTGTTTGGGAATCTCATCGGCTTGGGATATGCAATTTCTAAATTCGAAGACTCGGACTTAGCAATCCTCGCTAGGAATGTGAGGGATGGAATCAAGACAGTCAACGACGAGGCCATACAAATGGTTCGTGGGGAGGAGGGGTTCGCGATGATGATGGAATATGTGGAGAATATGAGTGAACTATTGAAAAGCAAGGAAGTAGAATTATTCAGATTCAGCAGTTGGTGTAGATTTGGGGTTTATGAAGCCGATTTCGGTATGGGGAAGCCTATTTGGGCGAGCTTAGCAAGTGTGAACATGAAGAACTTTGCTTTATTCATCGATTCTAATAGCAAAGATGGAATAGAGGCGTGGGTTACCATGACCGAGGAAGACATGACTCGTTTTCAATTGGCTTTTGCAGAGGCTAATTCAAGTGAGTGA